CGGTGGGTACGCCGAGGCCGGCGAAGTAGTCCTTGAAGGTCTTCTCGATGACCGGGTCGTCGTCGTAGACGAAGTAGCCCGCGTTCGGCGAGCCGATCATGTCGAAGTTGAGGTAGCCGGAGATCTTCGAACGCTCGGCGGACGGCAGGTTGTTGACGTAGAACTTGGAGCCGATCAGCCCCAGCTCCTCCGCACCCCACCAGGCGAACCGCAGGTGCTTGTCGGGCTGGTAGCCGGTGCGGGAGACGGCGAGGGCGGTCTCCAGGACGGCGGCCGAGCCGGAGGCGTTGTCGTTGATCCCGGCGCCGGAGGAGACGGAGTCCAGGTGGGCCCCGGCGAAGACGACCTTGTTCGGGTCGCCGCCGGGCCAGTCGGCTATCAGGTTGTAGCCGGTGGCGCCGCTGGAGGTGAACTGCTGGAGGGTCGTGGTGTATCCGGCCGCGTCGAGTTTGGCCTTCACGTAGTCGACGGACGCCTTGTAGCCGGGGCGGCCGTGGGCGCGGTTGCCGCCGTTGTTCGCGGCGATCGTCGAGAACTGGGTGAGGTGGCCCTTGACGTTGGCCAGGGATATGTCGGGCGCTGCGACGGCGGCCGGCGCCGTGGTCGTCGCCGGTGCGGCCTGCGCGGTGGGCGCGGCGCTCCCGAGGAGGGCCGCGAGGGCGACGGCGGCGACGGCCGCCGGGGATCTGCGCAGGGTGAGGCGGTTCGGTCTCATGGTGGGGCTCCGGATTCCGTTCGGGGACTGACGGAACGTGCGGGGGCACCCGGCCGCGTGGAACGTACGGCCGGGTCCTGGAGCTGGTGGTGCGCACCGCATGGCCGTCGGCCGGTGCGATGCGTGACCGATGGTCAATGAGGTGACCGTGTTCCGTCAAGAGCGGAAAGCGGACATGTCAGTTCCATTAACGAACACATATCGGCGTTTGGACGTGTTCAACCGGCTCTGAACAGGGCGCTGTCGAGCAGGCCGGTGTTACGGGCGCAGGGCCCGCAGCAGCAGATCCGCGAGGTGGTCGGCGACCTCCTGGCGGCTGAGCGGGCCGTCCGGGCGGTACCAGGTGGAGAGGTGGTGGACCGAGCCGAAGTGGTAGTCGACCACCAGGTCGGCGGGGGTGGCGGTGGAGAACACCCCGCTCCGCTGCCCCTCCTCGATCAGCGCCCGGAACCGCTCGTGGTAGCGGCGGCGCTCCACCCGTACCTGCTTGTTCTTCTCGGGGCTCAGGTGGTGCATGGAGCGGAAGAAGATCGCGGCGTCGTCCAGGTTGTCGATGGTCGTGACGACCACGTCGGCGGCCGCGTCGCGCAGCCGCTGCTCGACGGGGGCCTCCGCGCCCGCGAAGGCGTCCAGCCGCTCCTGCTGGAGCCGCAGCACCCGGGCGTAGACCTCCTGGAGCAGGTCCTCCTTGGAGCCGAAGTAGTGGTAGAGCGCCCCCTTGGTGACGCCCGCCGCCTCGACGATCTCCTGGACCGAGGTGCGGTCGTACCCGCGCTCGGCGAAGAGCCGGGTGGCGGCGGCCAGCAGCCTCTGGGGGACGGGAGTGCCGTTCTGCTCCGTCGCCTTGACCATGAGCCGCCACCTGCCTTTCATACCGTGCGTTCGCTGTTCCGACGAGGTTCTAACGGGAGGAACGCAGTTCCCGCCTGAGGATCTTCCCACTCGCCGTCTTCGGCAGCTCGCTCAGGATCTCCACCTCGCGCGGATACTTGTACGCCGCGAGCCTTTCCTTGCAGTACGTCCCCAGCTCACCCGGTTCCACGGATGCGCCCGGACGCAGACTGACATAGGCCCGTACGGTCTCCCCCCGGTACGCGTCGGGCACGCCTACGACGGCCGCCTCGCGCACCGCCGGGTGGGTGTACAGGACGTCCTCCACCTCACGGGGCCAGACCTTGAACCCCGAGGCGTTGATCATGTCCTTCTTGCGGTCGACGACGTAGAGCCAGCCCGCCGCGTCCAT
This DNA window, taken from Streptomyces griseus subsp. griseus, encodes the following:
- a CDS encoding M28 family metallopeptidase, which codes for MRPNRLTLRRSPAAVAAVALAALLGSAAPTAQAAPATTTAPAAVAAPDISLANVKGHLTQFSTIAANNGGNRAHGRPGYKASVDYVKAKLDAAGYTTTLQQFTSSGATGYNLIADWPGGDPNKVVFAGAHLDSVSSGAGINDNASGSAAVLETALAVSRTGYQPDKHLRFAWWGAEELGLIGSKFYVNNLPSAERSKISGYLNFDMIGSPNAGYFVYDDDPVIEKTFKDYFAGLGVPTEIETEGDGRSDHAPFKSAGVPVGGLFTGASRTKTAAQVQKWGGTQGQAFDRCYHTSCDTTANINDTALDRNSDAAAHAIWTLSAGSTGEPPAGDVYTNSTRVNIPDAGAAVTSTITVSGRTGNAPAALQVGVDIKHTYRGDLVIDLLAPDGTAYRLKNSSSGDSAANVNTTYTVNASAKAANGGWKLRVQDLYRSDTGYIDSWKLTF
- a CDS encoding TetR/AcrR family transcriptional regulator, with translation MVKATEQNGTPVPQRLLAAATRLFAERGYDRTSVQEIVEAAGVTKGALYHYFGSKEDLLQEVYARVLRLQQERLDAFAGAEAPVEQRLRDAAADVVVTTIDNLDDAAIFFRSMHHLSPEKNKQVRVERRRYHERFRALIEEGQRSGVFSTATPADLVVDYHFGSVHHLSTWYRPDGPLSRQEVADHLADLLLRALRP